Proteins found in one Candidatus Nitrosopelagicus brevis genomic segment:
- a CDS encoding nuclear transport factor 2 family protein gives MSDQEEIIKIIETFFEIGKSKKLEILKDIQINDSAFSSFSDVPPYDLKDYATTIALEELRFVSISDYDYKINNVKVSIFGETAVVALELVQKGMLVDNKAFTGEHITIGGRATFVLIRQPTWKIIHIHLSKSEN, from the coding sequence ATGTCTGACCAAGAAGAAATTATAAAAATTATAGAAACATTTTTTGAAATTGGAAAATCAAAGAAATTAGAAATTTTAAAAGATATTCAAATTAATGATTCTGCATTTTCTAGTTTTAGTGATGTTCCACCATATGATCTAAAAGATTACGCCACTACAATTGCATTAGAAGAATTACGATTTGTTAGTATTTCAGATTATGATTACAAAATAAATAATGTGAAAGTAAGTATTTTTGGTGAAACTGCAGTAGTAGCTCTAGAATTAGTTCAAAAAGGAATGCTTGTAGACAATAAAGCCTTCACAGGTGAGCATATCACAATTGGAGGAAGAGCAACATTTGTGTTGATAAGACAACCTACGTGGAAAATTATCCACATTCATTTATCTAAATCAGAAAACTAA
- the lsrF gene encoding 3-hydroxy-5-phosphonooxypentane-2,4-dione thiolase, which produces MFFQKNKKMDWGLKNRLAKIISPADNRALMLAVDHGYFLGPTEKLEDLKKTIAPLAKHCDSLMITRGALRTSVNPDYPVPVVLRVSGGTSIIGEDLSQEDITVSIKDAIRLNVSAVAMSVFVGSKYEYQTIVNLGKLVNEAEEYGIPVLAVTAVGKEIGTKDARYLSLACRTAAEQGAHIVKTYFCENFEKVVKSCPVPIIIAGGKKIPEKDALKLTYDALKAGAVGVDMGRNIWQSDNPVAMIKAVHSIVHGSNNAEQAFTLYKQLSGKPNPNQNNKPKNKSNQNQNNKPKNKSNQNQNNKPKKNFNKNSKKRN; this is translated from the coding sequence ATTTTTTTTCAAAAAAATAAGAAAATGGACTGGGGATTAAAAAATAGACTTGCAAAAATCATCTCGCCTGCTGATAATAGGGCATTAATGCTTGCAGTTGACCATGGTTACTTCCTAGGTCCTACTGAAAAACTAGAAGATTTGAAAAAAACAATTGCTCCATTGGCAAAACATTGTGATTCTTTAATGATTACGCGTGGAGCATTAAGAACTTCTGTTAATCCTGATTACCCTGTACCAGTTGTATTACGTGTTTCTGGTGGAACTAGCATAATTGGTGAGGATCTATCTCAAGAAGATATCACAGTTAGCATCAAAGATGCAATCAGATTAAATGTGTCTGCAGTTGCAATGTCAGTTTTTGTTGGTTCAAAATATGAATATCAAACCATTGTAAACCTTGGAAAACTTGTAAACGAAGCTGAAGAATATGGAATTCCTGTATTAGCTGTCACTGCAGTTGGAAAAGAAATTGGAACAAAAGATGCTCGTTATCTATCTCTTGCATGTAGAACTGCAGCTGAACAAGGTGCACATATTGTAAAGACATACTTTTGCGAAAACTTTGAAAAAGTTGTAAAATCTTGCCCTGTACCAATAATTATTGCAGGTGGTAAAAAAATTCCTGAAAAAGACGCTTTGAAATTAACATATGATGCACTAAAGGCTGGAGCCGTTGGTGTAGATATGGGACGTAACATTTGGCAATCTGATAATCCTGTTGCAATGATTAAAGCTGTTCATTCAATTGTGCATGGAAGTAATAATGCCGAACAAGCATTCACTTTGTATAAGCAATTATCTGGTAAACCTAACCCAAATCAAAATAACAAACCTAAAAACAAATCTAACCAAAATCAAAATAACAAACCTAAAAACAAATCTAACCAAAATCAAAATAACAAACCTAAAAAGAATTTTAATAAAAACTCAAAAAAACGTAATTAG
- a CDS encoding zinc-dependent dehydrogenase produces MKAAVVKGNSKVEIENFTISDVAPNELLIKMQSCGICGSDVEKVFGKYGQPSMRLGHEPAGEVIKIGDAISDFKIGDRVFTHHHVACYSKDCHECSHGNETMCKQYYQSNLNPCGLADNYVVPEWNVLHGGVLKLPDNVSYQEAALIEPLACCVRAWSKFKYQKNDTVAILGVGPTGMMHVLLAKYFGFSKIFCMDLNDFRLDFVKKFDVITIRSDDPNLVQKVTDDTTIGVDVAIVATSSLHAFQDAIKLVRKGGTVVMFGVPSKGATTEIDMSVVYSKEISIVTTYAASDMDTKKALELISSGNVDVKSLVTHKYSLDDSQKAFEHAKTGDSAMKIIIEN; encoded by the coding sequence ATGAAAGCAGCTGTTGTAAAAGGAAATTCAAAAGTCGAGATAGAAAATTTTACTATATCTGATGTTGCCCCAAATGAATTACTCATCAAAATGCAATCTTGTGGAATTTGTGGTTCTGATGTTGAAAAGGTATTTGGTAAATATGGTCAGCCTTCTATGCGATTAGGGCATGAACCTGCAGGAGAAGTAATAAAAATAGGCGATGCAATTTCTGATTTTAAAATAGGCGACCGTGTATTTACACATCATCATGTGGCATGTTACTCAAAGGATTGCCATGAATGTAGTCATGGAAATGAAACTATGTGTAAACAATACTACCAATCAAATCTCAATCCTTGTGGATTAGCTGACAATTATGTTGTACCTGAATGGAATGTACTTCATGGCGGTGTTCTAAAACTACCTGATAATGTTTCATATCAAGAAGCTGCGCTAATTGAACCTCTTGCATGTTGTGTACGCGCATGGTCTAAATTCAAATATCAGAAAAATGATACTGTTGCAATTTTAGGTGTTGGCCCAACTGGTATGATGCATGTTTTACTCGCAAAATATTTTGGATTCTCAAAAATATTTTGTATGGATTTAAATGATTTCAGATTAGATTTTGTAAAAAAATTCGATGTTATAACTATCCGTTCTGACGATCCAAATTTAGTACAAAAAGTTACTGATGATACTACTATTGGAGTTGATGTTGCAATTGTAGCTACAAGTAGCTTACATGCTTTTCAAGATGCAATAAAACTTGTAAGAAAAGGTGGAACTGTTGTAATGTTTGGTGTACCTAGTAAAGGTGCAACAACTGAAATTGACATGAGCGTGGTTTATTCTAAAGAAATTAGCATTGTCACTACATATGCTGCATCGGACATGGATACAAAAAAAGCATTAGAATTAATTTCCTCTGGAAATGTAGATGTAAAATCACTTGTCACACACAAATATTCACTTGATGACTCACAAAAGGCATTTGAGCATGCTAAAACCGGTGACAGCGCCATGAAGATAATTATTGAAAATTAG
- a CDS encoding V-type ATP synthase subunit F, giving the protein MKVVTVGSRVFVTSFQLAGVQGKIVDSSDNAFEEIKKLYDDSEVGLVLVSDDLTEQINDKLTKLRAEKSTPLVFALPASGSEKSEVDYRVMLKKILGV; this is encoded by the coding sequence ATGAAGGTAGTAACTGTTGGAAGTCGTGTATTTGTCACAAGTTTCCAACTTGCCGGCGTTCAAGGAAAAATTGTCGATTCATCTGATAATGCTTTTGAAGAAATCAAAAAACTATATGATGATTCTGAAGTAGGTCTAGTTCTTGTAAGTGATGATTTAACTGAACAAATTAATGATAAATTAACAAAACTACGCGCAGAAAAATCTACTCCTCTTGTATTTGCTCTTCCTGCATCGGGAAGTGAAAAATCTGAGGTAGATTACAGAGTTATGCTCAAAAAAATCCTAGGCGTATAA
- a CDS encoding DUF4352 domain-containing protein: protein MVRVGGIIVIGAIFAVLAVSFFFYSDEVLTDVKVSSFGEPVQVGDVMFDVQYVTNFDFLQKTKEFKLAEKAEIDRGLIEASNEKPTHTYFQIQVTAENKGNDIVRFTGGQLHLYDGSNKRFSPIFVGYGDNELSLIDLEPQKAVTMTTQFDIEYDEEMQYRVGIVPNRHGMDGTQEIAFICIKNCS, encoded by the coding sequence TTGGTTAGAGTAGGTGGAATTATTGTCATTGGCGCAATCTTTGCAGTATTAGCTGTTTCTTTCTTCTTTTACTCTGATGAAGTTCTGACAGACGTCAAGGTCTCTTCCTTTGGTGAACCTGTTCAAGTAGGTGATGTGATGTTTGATGTGCAATATGTTACAAACTTTGATTTTCTCCAAAAAACTAAAGAATTCAAACTAGCTGAAAAAGCTGAAATTGATAGAGGGTTGATAGAAGCATCTAATGAAAAACCTACTCACACATATTTCCAAATACAAGTTACTGCTGAAAACAAAGGTAATGATATTGTGAGATTTACTGGAGGTCAATTGCACCTTTATGATGGCTCAAACAAACGATTCAGTCCAATTTTTGTTGGTTATGGTGATAATGAATTATCTTTGATAGATCTTGAACCTCAAAAAGCAGTTACCATGACAACACAATTTGATATTGAATATGATGAAGAAATGCAGTATCGTGTTGGTATTGTTCCAAATAGACATGGTATGGACGGAACACAAGAAATTGCATTCATTTGCATTAAAAATTGCAGCTAG
- a CDS encoding cupredoxin domain-containing protein, translating into MTSADKFGVIFSIAFAAAMIAIMGGLLQVDTTPATPSMAAPTQTYSPPPAPAAAPVQTPTPQAAPQTSSSDNLKYTIRGGIVDSISQDEHHNAVKIEMDSRLDGQITITVNNNSVKPFDDGTYFVTIDGEEVEFTQVGKRLTIDFMANSQKIMIYGEGYKSGGHDMSSMGHSEDSKEHEAMMAADKAAAEKAAADKAAAAAADKAAAEKAAAEKAAAEKAAADKAAAEKAAAAAAAAAKAPMAVTVEPVAGSGAPGCETTECYTPSTATISAGGTVTFTNTDTAPHTSTSGSAANGPDGVFDTSLIMMNASFDVTLADAGTYTYFCMVHPWMEGTIIVE; encoded by the coding sequence ATGACATCAGCAGATAAATTCGGTGTGATTTTCTCAATAGCCTTTGCAGCTGCAATGATTGCTATAATGGGTGGTCTATTGCAAGTTGATACAACACCTGCAACACCAAGTATGGCTGCTCCAACTCAAACATATTCCCCACCACCAGCTCCGGCAGCAGCACCTGTACAAACCCCTACACCTCAAGCCGCTCCACAAACATCATCTAGTGATAATTTGAAATATACAATTCGTGGTGGTATAGTTGATTCTATTTCTCAAGATGAACATCACAATGCAGTAAAAATTGAAATGGATTCAAGATTAGATGGACAAATTACAATTACAGTAAACAATAACTCAGTAAAACCATTTGATGATGGAACATATTTTGTAACAATTGATGGTGAAGAAGTTGAATTCACTCAAGTAGGAAAAAGATTAACAATTGACTTTATGGCAAACTCTCAAAAAATTATGATTTACGGTGAAGGCTACAAATCTGGCGGACACGATATGAGTTCTATGGGTCACTCTGAAGATTCAAAAGAACATGAAGCCATGATGGCAGCAGACAAAGCAGCCGCTGAAAAAGCAGCAGCAGACAAAGCAGCAGCAGCCGCAGCAGACAAAGCAGCCGCTGAAAAAGCAGCCGCTGAAAAAGCAGCCGCTGAAAAAGCAGCAGCAGACAAAGCAGCCGCTGAAAAAGCAGCAGCAGCCGCAGCAGCCGCCGCTAAAGCACCAATGGCTGTCACTGTTGAACCTGTAGCAGGTTCTGGTGCACCAGGATGTGAAACTACTGAATGCTATACTCCATCCACTGCAACAATTTCTGCAGGTGGAACTGTAACTTTCACAAATACTGATACTGCTCCACACACATCAACAAGTGGTAGTGCAGCAAACGGTCCTGACGGAGTATTTGATACTTCATTAATCATGATGAACGCAAGCTTTGATGTTACATTAGCTGACGCAGGAACTTACACATACTTCTGCATGGTTCATCCATGGATGGAAGGCACAATTATTGTTGAATAA